The following coding sequences lie in one Paraburkholderia largidicola genomic window:
- a CDS encoding arylsulfatase, which yields MQLASCLAGLAAPVARAPFALLAAGLLSVAINGHAQTDSQQPSKPNIVLIVGDDVGWGDLGAYGGGEGRGIPTPNLDRLADEGMTFYDFYGQPSCTPGRAALQTGRNPNRSGMTTVAFQGQGGGLPHAEWTLASVLKLAHYNTYFTGKWHLGEADYALPNAQGYDDMKYVGLYHLNAYTYADPKWFPDMDQQTRDMFAKVTRGMLSGKAGEKAHEDFKVNGQYQNEPDKGIVGIPYVDAYIEKAALDDIDDAAQRGQPFFINVNFMKVHQPNLPHPDYVGKSLSKSKYADSLVELDARVGHIMDKLREKGLDKNTLVFFTTDNGAWQDVYPDAGYTPFRGTKGTDREGGARVPAIAWWPGKIKPHSRNFDILGGLDCMATFAAVAGVDLPKNDRDGKPIVFDSFDMSPVLFGTGKSKRNAWFYFTENELTPGAVRVGQFKAVFNLRGDAGTPTGALAVDTNLGWKGPDKYVATVPQVFDLYQDPQERYDIFMNNYTEHTWTLPTFGAAVKELMQSYVKYPPRKAQSEAYAGPITLSQYERFKYIRDELQKEGFNIPMPTGN from the coding sequence ATGCAACTTGCGAGCTGCCTTGCAGGACTGGCCGCACCTGTCGCGCGCGCGCCATTCGCGCTTCTGGCGGCCGGCCTGTTGAGTGTTGCGATCAACGGACACGCGCAGACGGACTCGCAGCAGCCGTCGAAGCCCAACATCGTGCTGATCGTCGGAGACGATGTCGGATGGGGCGACCTCGGTGCATACGGCGGTGGAGAAGGCCGGGGAATTCCCACCCCGAACCTGGACAGACTCGCCGACGAAGGTATGACCTTCTATGACTTCTACGGCCAGCCAAGCTGTACACCGGGCCGTGCCGCACTGCAGACGGGTCGTAACCCCAATCGCAGCGGCATGACCACGGTTGCGTTCCAGGGCCAGGGCGGCGGGCTGCCGCACGCGGAATGGACCCTCGCGTCGGTGTTGAAACTGGCGCACTACAACACCTATTTCACGGGCAAATGGCACCTCGGTGAGGCCGACTATGCGCTGCCGAATGCGCAGGGTTACGACGACATGAAGTACGTCGGCCTGTATCACCTGAACGCCTATACGTATGCCGATCCAAAATGGTTTCCAGACATGGATCAGCAGACCCGGGACATGTTCGCCAAAGTGACGAGAGGCATGCTCTCGGGCAAGGCGGGCGAAAAGGCCCACGAAGATTTCAAGGTGAACGGCCAGTATCAGAACGAGCCGGACAAGGGCATTGTCGGTATTCCGTATGTCGATGCGTACATCGAGAAGGCAGCACTCGACGATATCGACGATGCTGCGCAGCGCGGCCAGCCCTTCTTTATCAACGTGAACTTCATGAAGGTTCACCAGCCGAACCTGCCGCATCCGGACTACGTCGGCAAGTCCCTGTCGAAATCAAAGTATGCGGACTCGCTCGTCGAGCTTGACGCGCGTGTCGGGCACATCATGGACAAGCTGCGCGAGAAAGGGCTCGACAAGAACACGCTGGTGTTCTTCACGACGGATAACGGCGCCTGGCAGGACGTGTATCCGGATGCGGGCTATACGCCGTTCCGTGGCACCAAGGGTACCGATCGCGAAGGCGGCGCTCGCGTTCCGGCCATCGCGTGGTGGCCTGGAAAGATCAAACCGCATTCGAGAAACTTCGACATCCTCGGCGGTCTCGATTGCATGGCCACGTTTGCCGCGGTGGCGGGTGTCGATCTGCCGAAAAACGACCGTGATGGCAAGCCGATCGTTTTCGACAGCTTCGATATGTCACCTGTGCTGTTCGGCACAGGAAAGAGCAAGCGCAACGCATGGTTCTATTTCACCGAGAACGAACTGACGCCGGGTGCCGTGCGCGTCGGACAGTTCAAGGCTGTGTTCAACCTGCGCGGCGATGCGGGAACGCCGACAGGCGCGCTCGCGGTTGACACGAACCTCGGCTGGAAGGGGCCCGACAAATACGTGGCGACGGTTCCGCAGGTGTTCGACCTGTATCAGGATCCGCAGGAGCGCTACGACATCTTCATGAACAACTATACGGAGCACACCTGGACGCTTCCGACCTTCGGTGCCGCAGTGAAAGAGTTGATGCAGTCCTATGTCAAGTATCCGCCGCGCAAGGCGCAAAGCGAAGCGTACGCGGGCCCGATCACCCTCAGCCAGTACGAGCGGTTCAAATATATCCGCGACGAACTGCAGAAGGAGGGCTTCAACATCCCGATGCCGACCGGAAACTGA
- a CDS encoding HAD family hydrolase, giving the protein MRFVERDMRSYRTLRRLTGLLVSACVALAACADHGGPTAGTASAQPVLAASQPSAAVLPSWQDGAARAAILKFIADVTREGASTYVPSEARIAVFDNDGTLWSEQPMPFQLLFMIDQLKAAAPQHPEWQKNPAYRALLANDTAALAKNQKALLQLLAVANSGMTTDEYDQSIRDWLATAKHPKLQRPYTQLVYQPQLELLDLLRSNGFQIWIVSGGTAEFMRVWVDKAYGIPPERVVGTEEKLKYMTRDGKPALMREPGFDFVDDGPGKPVGIFRAIGRRPIMAVGNSDGDREMLEYTASGPGETLAVLVHHDDAGREFAYDRQSALARLDKAWDEAIARKWIVVSMKNDWKTIYPVPKS; this is encoded by the coding sequence ATGCGCTTTGTCGAACGCGATATGCGCTCATATCGGACCTTGCGTCGGCTGACGGGTCTGCTGGTCAGCGCGTGTGTCGCGTTGGCCGCCTGCGCCGATCACGGCGGCCCAACTGCCGGGACAGCGAGCGCGCAACCCGTGCTTGCTGCCAGCCAGCCTTCGGCAGCCGTACTCCCGTCGTGGCAGGATGGCGCCGCCCGAGCGGCGATCCTCAAATTCATCGCCGACGTTACCCGCGAGGGTGCATCCACGTATGTCCCGTCCGAAGCGCGCATCGCAGTGTTCGATAACGACGGCACGCTCTGGAGCGAGCAACCCATGCCGTTCCAGTTGTTGTTCATGATCGATCAGCTGAAGGCCGCCGCGCCTCAACACCCGGAGTGGCAAAAGAATCCTGCGTACAGGGCGCTTCTTGCGAACGACACCGCAGCGCTCGCGAAGAACCAGAAAGCGTTGCTGCAGTTGCTTGCCGTGGCGAATAGTGGAATGACCACCGACGAGTATGACCAGTCCATACGCGACTGGCTTGCCACGGCAAAGCATCCGAAGCTCCAGCGGCCTTACACGCAACTCGTCTATCAGCCTCAGCTGGAGTTACTCGATCTGTTGCGTTCGAATGGCTTTCAGATCTGGATCGTGTCCGGCGGCACGGCGGAGTTCATGCGCGTTTGGGTCGACAAGGCATATGGCATTCCTCCGGAACGCGTGGTGGGCACCGAAGAAAAGCTCAAATACATGACGCGTGACGGCAAGCCTGCATTGATGCGCGAACCTGGTTTCGATTTTGTCGATGATGGTCCCGGTAAGCCCGTCGGCATATTCCGCGCGATCGGCCGTCGCCCGATCATGGCGGTCGGGAACTCCGACGGCGACAGAGAGATGCTCGAATACACCGCGAGCGGGCCGGGCGAAACGCTTGCCGTGCTGGTTCATCACGACGACGCCGGGCGCGAGTTTGCATACGACCGGCAATCAGCGCTCGCGAGACTCGACAAGGCGTGGGACGAAGCCATCGCGCGGAAATGGATTGTCGTGAGCATGAAAAACGACTGGAAGACGATCTATCCCGTCCCGAAGTCATAA
- a CDS encoding anaerobic sulfatase maturase: protein MHDVGGNTVEHPVSFFKERPGALEPVAPERKGRFHAMAKPIGSTCNIDCTYCYYLHKEHLLNQHRGRHMETSMLERYIRQYIEAQNGAEIIFSWQGGEPTMLGIEFFRDIVAIQKRYAPDGRRISNDLQTNGTLLNDEWCAFLKENDFLVGISIDGPRELHDAFRLDRKGQPTFDKVMRGIDLLKKHGVKFNTLTVVNRLNAKRPLDVYRFLRNELGSTYIQFIPCVEPKDFHTVAPQYWPKDNMPMLGSRAAKPGSEDSVVTDWSVDPDDWGYFLSRTFDEWYRKDVGRVLVNLFETAVVQTMGQPAQTCVTAEFCGKALAIEHDGEVYSCDHYVYPAWSLGNIRNTHLGTMAFSSQQQRFGYAKRESLPAYCRQCKHLKLCWGECPKNRFVLSPDGEPGLNYLCSGIRRFHDHAAPALRQLARQCV, encoded by the coding sequence ATGCACGATGTCGGCGGCAATACGGTGGAGCACCCGGTGTCCTTCTTCAAGGAACGGCCGGGTGCGCTGGAACCCGTCGCTCCTGAGCGCAAGGGGCGATTCCACGCAATGGCGAAACCCATCGGGTCAACCTGCAACATCGACTGCACGTACTGCTACTACCTGCACAAGGAACATCTGCTCAATCAGCATCGCGGTCGACACATGGAGACATCGATGCTGGAGCGCTACATTCGCCAGTACATCGAGGCGCAGAACGGTGCCGAAATTATCTTTTCCTGGCAGGGCGGTGAACCGACGATGCTGGGTATCGAGTTCTTCCGCGACATCGTGGCGATCCAGAAACGCTATGCACCGGATGGCCGCCGGATCTCGAACGATCTCCAGACCAACGGCACGCTGCTGAATGACGAATGGTGTGCGTTTCTGAAAGAGAACGATTTTCTGGTGGGTATCAGCATCGACGGACCGCGCGAATTGCATGACGCGTTTCGCCTCGATCGCAAGGGTCAACCGACCTTCGACAAGGTGATGCGCGGCATCGACCTGTTGAAAAAGCACGGCGTCAAATTCAACACGTTGACGGTGGTGAACCGGTTGAACGCGAAACGTCCGCTGGACGTCTATCGCTTCCTGCGCAACGAACTGGGTTCCACCTATATCCAGTTTATCCCGTGTGTCGAACCCAAGGACTTCCATACTGTCGCCCCGCAGTATTGGCCGAAGGACAACATGCCGATGCTGGGAAGCCGTGCCGCGAAGCCGGGTAGCGAGGATTCGGTCGTCACGGATTGGTCGGTCGATCCGGATGACTGGGGGTACTTCCTGTCGCGAACCTTCGACGAGTGGTACAGAAAAGACGTTGGCCGCGTGCTGGTCAACCTGTTCGAAACGGCAGTGGTGCAAACCATGGGACAACCGGCCCAGACGTGCGTGACAGCAGAATTTTGCGGCAAGGCGCTCGCTATTGAACACGACGGCGAGGTCTATTCGTGCGACCACTACGTCTACCCGGCCTGGTCGCTCGGAAACATCCGCAATACGCATCTCGGCACCATGGCTTTCTCGTCGCAGCAGCAACGCTTCGGCTACGCAAAGCGGGAGTCTTTGCCTGCGTATTGCCGCCAGTGCAAGCACTTGAAACTGTGCTGGGGAGAATGCCCGAAAAATCGTTTCGTGCTTAGCCCTGATGGCGAGCCGGGACTGAACTATCTGTGTTCCGGCATTCGCCGCTTTCACGATCACGCGGCGCCGGCGCTCCGGCAACTCGCAAGACAATGCGTGTAG
- a CDS encoding DUF1223 domain-containing protein, with translation MFTRFLAVVGASAAALLPLQTFAAAPRPVVVELFTSQGCSSCPPADSFLSELSETRTDVLPLAFHVTYWNQLGWKDPYSFDAADARQAQYAQRFHDFAYTPEIVIDGKAAMVGSNRSAVNSAIGHAKSTDAMAITLDASRGDGRVSVSIGPGNGQARVLLVGYDGRHTTPVGRGENAGHTLTESNVVRSFEPIGEWSGTALTLKANVIAGEHLAVLLEAPDGAIVGAARVEDARAAPAH, from the coding sequence ATGTTCACCCGTTTTCTCGCTGTCGTTGGCGCCAGCGCTGCGGCGCTGCTCCCGTTGCAGACGTTCGCTGCCGCACCGCGTCCCGTCGTCGTCGAACTCTTCACGTCGCAAGGCTGTTCGTCGTGCCCGCCGGCCGACAGCTTTCTGTCCGAGTTGAGCGAGACACGCACGGATGTTCTGCCCCTTGCTTTTCACGTCACGTACTGGAATCAGCTCGGCTGGAAAGATCCGTATTCGTTCGATGCCGCCGATGCGCGTCAGGCGCAGTACGCACAGCGGTTCCATGACTTCGCTTACACGCCGGAAATAGTGATCGACGGCAAGGCCGCAATGGTTGGCTCGAATCGCAGCGCGGTCAATTCGGCCATCGGCCACGCGAAGTCCACAGACGCCATGGCCATTACGCTCGACGCCTCGCGCGGAGATGGGCGCGTTTCGGTGTCCATCGGCCCCGGCAACGGACAGGCACGCGTGCTGCTGGTCGGCTACGACGGACGCCACACCACTCCCGTCGGGCGCGGCGAGAACGCAGGCCATACGCTGACTGAATCGAACGTGGTGCGTAGCTTCGAGCCAATCGGCGAGTGGTCTGGCACAGCGCTCACGCTAAAGGCCAACGTCATCGCCGGGGAGCATCTGGCGGTGCTGCTCGAAGCGCCCGATGGCGCGATCGTCGGTGCCGCGCGCGTCGAGGATGCGCGTGCTGCGCCTGCACATTGA
- a CDS encoding YkgJ family cysteine cluster protein produces the protein MSIHFSCTLCGRCCHDLRLPLDIDEALTWLRHGGDVQLFCDAIVWPQEPPESDALAQHRRRRSFAAYSGTLPIRVTVTLVAAFAGACPNLRPDMTCGAYDRRPRVCRIYPAEVNPFLPLDPAAKACPPDAWSDTGPLLMQTGKIIDAETAALVAQSRESDERDRFAKTYLCALLGYDIAALANEGFAIYAPERVRLEASLRAAQRASTQLDDQQPHSTHPWRFITNRASTSSTLASIGAIAGLTGHASASAQSPAYLGFFDAEASDSSQPPSPEAP, from the coding sequence ATGTCCATTCACTTTTCTTGCACCCTGTGCGGCCGTTGCTGCCATGATTTGCGTCTGCCGCTCGACATCGACGAAGCGCTCACATGGCTTAGGCACGGCGGCGACGTGCAGTTGTTTTGCGACGCGATCGTCTGGCCGCAGGAGCCGCCCGAAAGCGATGCGCTCGCTCAACACCGGCGGCGTCGCTCGTTTGCCGCGTACAGCGGGACGCTGCCAATCCGCGTCACGGTGACGCTGGTCGCGGCGTTCGCGGGTGCGTGTCCAAACCTTCGGCCGGACATGACCTGCGGCGCCTACGATCGTCGCCCGCGGGTGTGCCGGATCTATCCAGCCGAAGTCAACCCGTTCTTGCCGCTCGATCCCGCCGCAAAGGCATGTCCGCCCGATGCGTGGTCCGACACCGGTCCGTTGCTGATGCAGACGGGCAAGATCATCGACGCCGAGACTGCCGCGCTCGTCGCGCAATCACGCGAATCCGATGAGCGCGACCGTTTCGCGAAGACGTACCTGTGCGCTCTGCTCGGGTATGACATCGCCGCCCTCGCGAACGAAGGCTTCGCTATCTATGCGCCGGAGCGCGTCCGTCTCGAAGCGTCGCTGCGAGCGGCACAGCGTGCAAGCACGCAGCTTGACGATCAGCAGCCGCATTCAACGCATCCGTGGCGCTTTATCACGAATCGCGCGAGCACGTCGTCGACATTGGCATCGATCGGTGCGATCGCCGGGCTGACCGGGCATGCCTCTGCCTCCGCACAATCGCCGGCATATCTGGGTTTCTTCGATGCCGAAGCCAGCGATAGCAGCCAGCCCCCTTCACCAGAAGCGCCGTGA
- a CDS encoding transcriptional regulator: MDISTHSPVPEAVLPNKCIDVDSSVFRERFERKSFEVSHHLASHPRFQIPQLMELTERTLKTRPSDLYYDMGDVAPGQKWKDTNHAFSPMDALGQLEDSNAWFILRDAQRDPAYTELYSHAIAEVKDMIGGGIESKISKEEIIIFITSPKRVTAYHIDRECNFILQIHGEKDLYVFDREDRQVLPEAEIEQFWTIDNNAPNYRPELQDRSRLYRLAPGNGVHVPVNCPHWLKNDNNISVTLSVNFQFIDSVRKDIYRANYYLRKLGINPSPPGQSAVRDRAKAMAFSTAYAAQRAIRSALHRGR; encoded by the coding sequence ATGGATATCTCCACGCATTCCCCCGTCCCTGAAGCGGTATTGCCAAACAAGTGCATCGACGTGGATTCTTCAGTGTTTCGAGAGCGTTTCGAACGGAAAAGCTTCGAGGTCTCCCACCACCTGGCATCTCATCCGCGCTTTCAAATTCCGCAGTTGATGGAGTTGACCGAGCGAACCCTGAAAACGCGCCCATCCGATCTCTACTACGACATGGGTGACGTCGCGCCCGGTCAAAAATGGAAAGATACGAACCATGCGTTCTCACCGATGGACGCATTAGGGCAGCTGGAAGATTCCAACGCCTGGTTCATCTTGAGAGATGCGCAAAGAGATCCGGCCTACACCGAGCTGTACAGTCATGCGATTGCAGAAGTCAAGGATATGATCGGCGGCGGCATTGAATCCAAGATCAGCAAGGAAGAGATCATCATTTTCATCACGTCACCGAAGCGGGTGACGGCATATCACATCGATCGTGAATGCAATTTCATTCTTCAGATACACGGGGAAAAGGATTTGTACGTCTTCGATCGGGAAGATCGGCAGGTTCTTCCGGAAGCGGAAATCGAGCAGTTCTGGACGATCGATAACAACGCGCCAAACTATCGCCCCGAACTGCAGGACCGGTCGCGGTTGTACAGACTGGCGCCGGGAAACGGCGTTCACGTTCCTGTTAATTGCCCCCACTGGTTGAAGAACGATAACAATATCTCGGTGACGTTGAGCGTCAACTTCCAGTTCATTGATTCGGTGCGAAAGGATATCTATCGCGCCAACTATTACCTCAGGAAGCTTGGCATCAATCCCAGTCCGCCTGGACAAAGTGCGGTGCGGGATCGAGCCAAGGCCATGGCGTTTTCGACGGCGTATGCCGCACAGCGAGCTATCAGGTCGGCTTTGCACCGAGGCCGTTAG
- a CDS encoding multicopper oxidase domain-containing protein, with product MSSTLAYRNGVAALLLLLFALPSFAQSFRVQCPPTTTLHPKALPAGAGEPAYTGPSVTGPNSQATGVVNGAIKCQQISGGDGYATMGDGTQTYLFAFGPLSGLADIKKGLPGTEFASVFNVVGTAADPNYNGAIGLVPDPESTPPGQLTGHVDPRQIMDVGVMNGNMPAPTMAIDEDDEFFLTLTNVGMIMRPDLFEQHTVHFHGYPNASAFYDGVPDASVAINIGASFTYYYLAPDAGTYFWHCHITPPEHLQMGMVGQIFVRPRQNRVTNGTLYHALIQQQSDPRTACGSDVLCSTPVPPQNSVLHVKNRSNTPTLYAYNDGDGSTAYDVEYPVQIHGFDPNFHFVGMTFNPEPFTDMKDKYFMLNGRSYPDTVSQGPMQTPVADGSQHFSQPLPALINIPAGGKALLRISDLDVSEFQTLASLGIPMHVIGVNARLLRDLAGNDMTYLTNSITLGGGESIDVILDASDTTRYSAGQIFYLYTPNLDHLSNDAENFGGLMTEVHICHSVDPTTKSCT from the coding sequence ATGTCCAGTACCCTCGCATACCGCAACGGCGTAGCGGCTCTGTTGCTGTTGTTGTTCGCGTTGCCGTCGTTCGCGCAATCGTTCCGGGTGCAGTGTCCACCCACTACCACGCTGCATCCAAAGGCCCTGCCGGCAGGCGCGGGCGAGCCTGCCTATACGGGGCCGTCCGTCACCGGACCGAACTCGCAGGCGACGGGCGTGGTGAACGGCGCGATCAAATGCCAGCAGATTTCGGGTGGTGACGGCTACGCCACCATGGGCGATGGCACGCAGACCTATCTGTTTGCGTTCGGTCCGCTGTCAGGTCTGGCGGATATCAAGAAGGGACTGCCGGGGACGGAGTTCGCGTCGGTGTTCAATGTCGTCGGCACGGCCGCCGATCCGAACTACAACGGCGCAATCGGCCTCGTGCCCGATCCGGAATCGACGCCGCCCGGTCAGCTGACGGGGCATGTCGATCCACGCCAGATCATGGACGTGGGCGTGATGAACGGCAACATGCCCGCGCCGACGATGGCCATCGACGAAGACGACGAGTTCTTCCTCACGCTGACCAACGTCGGGATGATCATGCGCCCCGATCTTTTCGAGCAGCACACGGTGCACTTTCACGGCTATCCGAATGCGTCTGCGTTCTATGACGGCGTGCCGGATGCGTCGGTGGCCATCAACATCGGCGCGAGTTTCACGTACTACTACCTTGCGCCCGATGCGGGCACGTACTTCTGGCACTGCCACATCACGCCGCCCGAGCATCTGCAGATGGGCATGGTTGGCCAGATTTTCGTGCGTCCGCGTCAGAACCGCGTGACGAACGGCACGCTCTATCACGCGCTGATCCAGCAGCAGAGCGATCCACGCACGGCTTGCGGCAGCGATGTTCTCTGCTCGACGCCCGTGCCGCCGCAGAACAGCGTGCTGCATGTGAAGAACAGGAGCAACACGCCGACGCTCTATGCCTACAACGACGGCGACGGTTCGACGGCGTATGACGTCGAGTATCCCGTGCAGATTCACGGTTTCGATCCGAACTTCCACTTCGTGGGCATGACGTTCAATCCGGAGCCCTTCACCGACATGAAGGACAAGTACTTCATGCTCAACGGCCGCAGCTATCCGGACACCGTGTCGCAAGGGCCGATGCAGACGCCCGTTGCCGACGGCTCGCAGCATTTCTCGCAGCCGCTGCCCGCACTCATCAATATCCCGGCGGGCGGCAAGGCGCTCCTGCGCATTTCGGATCTCGACGTCAGCGAGTTTCAGACGCTTGCGTCGCTTGGCATTCCGATGCATGTGATCGGCGTCAACGCGCGGCTCCTGCGCGATCTTGCCGGCAACGACATGACCTATCTGACCAACTCGATCACGCTCGGCGGCGGCGAGTCGATCGACGTGATTCTCGATGCGAGCGACACGACCCGCTACTCGGCGGGCCAGATTTTCTATCTGTACACGCCGAACCTCGACCACCTGTCGAACGATGCCGAGAACTTCGGCGGATTGATGACCGAGGTCCACATCTGCCATTCGGTGGACCCGACCACGAAGTCCTGCACCTAG
- a CDS encoding multicopper oxidase family protein, with product MFHALLCAAVVALLYCVNAHAAAPGITGTNFDLSAEANRISQPDGASVYAWGYGCRTAPSGFSPATVAGANCPSMQVPGPTLIVRQGDKVTVTLTNNLPEAAGNTSILFPGFQVCAAVLNPDGTCPTTLTGVPGLLTREATHGNSVTYSFIASTPGTHSYYSGTQSDLQVEMGLSGAIIVLPTSTPTTSGGALAVPAGCRAVQSTLPDGQPDFRNAAAAYDHPLACYDREYLFQFSEMDPRIHTQAEQEAAKPCSQATGCMSVETEPYRPAYFMINGRSMPDDMDPNYAQQYPHQPYNGNPHMHPGELVLLRVIGSGRWQHPFHEHGNHVRVLARDGNLLLSKMDATKLAGPLLFTTTTTPGLAMDGIFYWTGKGLNWDVYGHTAGDGSVCVPDANGYYTVNSNPPAPLNAPNYYEWCADHNKPLEAHPFGNVGSGGPVTLPDARLLTNGPWYGGSPYLGPDATIRATSFTGTTPPSGTIANSPTSEAGFAYMWHSHNEREITTNNIFPGGMMMMMLVDPQAFTINEGN from the coding sequence CTGTTCCACGCGCTGCTCTGCGCAGCCGTCGTCGCGCTGCTCTACTGCGTCAACGCGCACGCGGCCGCGCCGGGCATCACGGGCACGAACTTCGATCTGTCGGCCGAGGCCAACCGCATCAGCCAGCCTGACGGCGCGAGCGTCTACGCGTGGGGCTACGGCTGCCGCACCGCGCCCTCGGGCTTTTCTCCCGCCACCGTTGCGGGCGCGAACTGCCCGAGCATGCAGGTGCCTGGGCCGACGTTGATCGTGAGGCAAGGCGACAAGGTCACCGTCACGTTGACGAACAACCTGCCCGAAGCGGCGGGCAATACGTCGATCCTGTTTCCTGGCTTCCAGGTCTGCGCCGCCGTATTGAATCCGGACGGCACGTGTCCAACGACGCTCACGGGCGTGCCGGGGCTGCTCACGCGCGAGGCGACACACGGCAACAGCGTGACCTACAGCTTCATCGCGTCGACACCGGGCACGCACAGCTATTACAGCGGCACGCAGAGCGACCTGCAGGTCGAGATGGGCCTGTCGGGCGCGATCATCGTGCTGCCCACATCGACGCCCACCACGTCGGGCGGCGCGCTCGCCGTCCCCGCTGGCTGTCGCGCGGTTCAGTCGACACTGCCCGACGGCCAGCCCGATTTTCGCAACGCTGCTGCCGCTTACGACCATCCGTTGGCCTGCTACGACCGCGAGTACCTGTTCCAGTTCTCCGAGATGGACCCGCGCATTCATACGCAGGCCGAGCAGGAAGCGGCCAAACCGTGCTCGCAGGCGACGGGTTGCATGAGCGTCGAAACCGAGCCGTACCGCCCCGCGTACTTCATGATCAATGGCCGCTCGATGCCCGACGACATGGACCCGAACTATGCGCAGCAGTATCCGCATCAGCCATACAACGGCAATCCGCACATGCATCCGGGCGAACTCGTGTTGCTGCGCGTGATCGGTTCGGGCCGCTGGCAGCATCCGTTCCACGAGCACGGCAATCACGTGCGCGTGCTCGCGCGCGACGGCAATCTGCTGTTGAGCAAAATGGACGCGACGAAGCTCGCCGGGCCGCTGCTCTTTACGACGACCACGACGCCCGGCCTCGCGATGGACGGCATCTTCTACTGGACGGGCAAGGGGCTCAACTGGGACGTCTACGGACACACGGCGGGCGACGGCAGCGTCTGCGTTCCGGATGCGAACGGTTACTACACCGTCAACAGCAATCCGCCCGCGCCGCTGAACGCGCCGAACTACTACGAGTGGTGCGCCGATCACAACAAGCCGCTCGAAGCGCATCCGTTCGGCAATGTCGGCAGCGGCGGTCCCGTGACCTTGCCCGATGCGCGTCTGCTGACGAACGGCCCGTGGTACGGCGGCAGTCCCTATCTCGGACCCGACGCGACGATTCGCGCGACCTCGTTCACGGGCACCACGCCGCCGAGCGGAACGATCGCGAATTCGCCGACATCCGAAGCCGGGTTCGCCTACATGTGGCATTCGCACAATGAGCGCGAGATTACGACGAACAACATCTTCCCAGGCGGAATGATGATGATGATGCTCGTCGATCCGCAGGCGTTCACGATCAACGAAGGCAATTAA